A genomic segment from Gossypium hirsutum isolate 1008001.06 chromosome D04, Gossypium_hirsutum_v2.1, whole genome shotgun sequence encodes:
- the LOC107898462 gene encoding beta-amylase 8, protein MLSNGTPQVHTLRYCGLLTPLFCTYIAININIKGSLRYFKSRNKRHRAESKKKKKKGMAMAGEKKNKNTSTLRGCIKKSKGPWVVHRTTKEGGRVTRYRFPTEDERLKNKQRERKRRAVAHKIFAGLKEHGNYNLPKRADSNDLLKAVCEEAGWHVEADGTIYRKKSRATMAVSMVHSSCQFVEDIGQSTDEDYCICNDDGNVAAPTLLSLGLGRSHECHDINLMLSLSISSSFT, encoded by the exons ATGCTGTCTAATGGTACACCCCAAGTACACACACTCCGTTATTGTGGTCTCCTCACTCcattattttgtacatatatagcCATCAATATCAATATCAAAGGCAGCTTGAGATACTTCAAATCAAGGAACAAGAGACACAGAgccgaaagtaaaaaaaaaaagaaaaaaggtatgGCAATGGCTGGTGAGAAGAAGAACAAGAACACTAGTACATTAAGGGGCTGCATCAAGAAGAGCAAAGGGCCATGGGTTGTTCACAGAACCACCAAAGAGGGTGGCAGAGTCACCAGGTATCGGTTCCCCACCGAGGACGAGCGCCTGAAGAACAAGCAAAGGGAGCGCAAGCGTCGAGCCGTAGCTCACAAAATATTTGCAGGGCTGAAGGAGCATGGTAACTACAACCTTCCAAAGCGTGCTGATAGCAATGATCTGTTGAAAGCTGTTTGTGAAGAGGCTGGTTGGCATGTGGAGGCCGATGGAACCATTTACAGAAAG AAATCAAGGGCAACAATGGCGGTCTCTATGGTTCACTCTAGCTGCCAATTTGTTGAGGATATTGGTCAATCAACAGATGAAGATTACTGCATATGCAATGATGATGGAAATGTTGCAGCACCGACCCTCTTATCACTAGGGCTCGGGCGTTCCCATGAATGTCATGATATTAACTTGATGCTTTCACTCTCCATTTCCAGTTCCTTCACCTAG